One stretch of Gadus macrocephalus chromosome 12, ASM3116895v1 DNA includes these proteins:
- the zgc:172121 gene encoding uncharacterized protein zgc:172121: MCSKESIASIRGAGPLILDGGLATELEAQGFGLQGDPLWSSRLLHTNPQAIQDAHCRFLDSGADVVSTATYQASIKGFMEHLDMSLESAQELMKSGVHLAQEAVQQFVTSNNDTERGRPLVAGCVGAYGAFLLDGSEYSGGYAEAMSIEELKAWHRPQISCLVSAGADLVAMETIPSVKEAEALLELLREFPSCKAWLSFSCKDGRSLCDGSPFLEAVRLAQRCSQLVAVGVNCCSPLLIRPLLDTVSPLRSPDLPWVVYPNSGEEWDRLSGWNASGSKVSSIAELSQEWLKQGATMIGGCCRVGPTHITELRKRLLIK, translated from the exons ATGTGTTCAAAGGAAAGTATAGCATCTATCCGGGGAGCTGGTCCTCTTATCTTGGATGGTGGGCTAGCAACGGAGCTAGAGGCTCAAGGTTTTGGGTTACAG GGGGATCCATTGTGGAGTTCCAGACTCTTGCATACTAACCCACAGGCCATACAAGATGCCCATTGCAG GTTTCTTGACAGCGGAGCGGATGTGGTTTCCACGGCGACCTACCAGGCCAGCATCAAAGGCTTCATGGAGCACCTTGACATGAGCTTAGAGTCGGCCCAGGAGCTGATGAAGTCAGGAGTTCACCTGGCCCAAGAAGCCGTCCAGCAGTTTGTCACCAGCAACAATGATACAG AGCGAGGGCGACCCCTGGTGGCGGGGTGTGTCGGTGCGTACGGTGCGTTTCTACTGGACGGCTCGGAATACTCTGGAGGATACGCTGAAGCGATGAGTATAGAG GAGCTGAAAGCCTGGCACCGGCCTCAGATCAGCTGCCTCGTGTCCGCGGGGGCAGACCTGGTAGCTATGGAGACCATCCCCAGTGTGAAGGAGGCGGAGGCCTTGCTGGAGCTCCTCAGAGAGTTCCCCAGCTGTAAGGCCTGGCTGTCCTTCTCCTGTAAG GACGGCCGGTCGCTGTGTGACGGGAGTCCGTTCCTGGAGGCGGTGCGGCTGGCTCAGAGGTGCAGCCAGCTGGTGGCCGTAGGGGTGAACTGCTGCTCCCCGTTGCTGATCCGGCCGCTGCTGGACACGGTCAGCCCGCTGAGAAGCCCCGACCTGCCCTGGGTGGTGTACCCCAACAGTGGAGAGGAGTGGGATAGACTCAGCGG GTGGAATGCCTCGGGGTCAAAGGTTTCATCCATAGCAGAACTGAGCCAGGAATGGTTGAAACAAGGAGCCACGATGATTG GGGGCTGCTGCCGCGTGGGTCCCACTCACATCACGGAGCTACGTAAACGTCTACTAATCAA GTGA
- the nme7 gene encoding nucleoside diphosphate kinase 7: protein MEDRYAFLAEWYDPSATLLRRYQLLYYPKDGSVEMFDVKNQRVFLRRTRYEGLQQQDLFVGSLVNVFSRQLKLVEYGDQYTANKLGSKKERTLAMVKPDALSRLGDILETIHAANLIVIKAKMTTLTLSQASDFYMEHQSKPFFSNLVQFMSSGPVVAMELMGDEAIGAWRRLLGPTDSATARQEAQDSVRARFGTDGTQNAGHGSDSVASAAREVEFFFPSTAGHGPSNTAQYTACTCCIIKPHALSQGLAGKVLNSISKAGFEISALQMFTMDRANAEEFYEVYKGVVTEYPNMVSELCSGPCLALEVRGSDTPKSFRDFCGPADPEIARHLRPETLRALYGKDKVQNAVHCTDLPDDALLEVQYFFKILDG, encoded by the exons ATG GAGGACCGCTATGCCTTCCTGGCTGAGTGGTATGACCCGAGCGCCACCCTCCTGCGTCGCTACCAGCTCCTCTACTACCCCAAGGACGGCTCTGTTGAGATG tttgacGTGAAGAACCAGCGTGTTTTCCTGCGGAGGACGCGGTACGAAGGTCTCCAGCAGCAGGACCTGTTCGTGGGCAGCCTGGTCAACGTGTTCTCGCGGCAGCTCAAGCTTGTGGAGTACGGAGACCAGTACACGGCAAACAAACTGGGCAGCAAGAAGGAGAG GACCCTGGCCATGGTGAAGCCGGACGCCCTGTCCAGACTGGGAGACATCCTGGAAACGATTCACGCAGCCAACTTGATCGTGATCAAGGCTAAAATGACCACGCTAACATT GAGCCAGGCATCAGACTTCTACATGGAGCACCAGTCCAAGCCCTTCTTCAG TAACCTGGTGCAGTTCATGTCGTCGGGGCCGGTGGTTGCCATGGAGCTGATGGGGGATGAGGCCATCGGGGCGTGGCGCAGACTGTTGGGCCCCACCGACTCTGCGACAGCGCGGCAGGAGGCGCAGGACAGCGTGCGGGCGCGCTTCGGGACGGACGGCACCCAGAACGCCGGACACGGGTCCGACTCCGTCGCTTCGGCCGCAAGG GAAGTGGAATTCTTCTTCCCCTCCACGGCTGGCCACGGCCCCTCCAACACGGCCCAATACACGGCGTGCACGTGTTGCATCATTAAGCCACATGCACTCTCTCAAG GTCTGGCAGGGAAGGTCCTGAACTCCATAAGTAAGGCCGGGTTCGAGATCTCAGCCCTTCAGATG TTCACGATGGACCGGGCCAATGCAGAAGAGTTCTATGAAGTTTACAAAGGGGTTGTCACAGAGTACCCT AACATGGTGTCCGAGCTGTGCTCTGGACCCTGCCTGGCCCTGGAGGTACGGGGCTCCGACACACCAAAGAGCTTCCGGGACTTCTGTGGGCCGGCCGACCCG GAGATCGCACGCCACTTACGACCGGAGACGCTGCGGGCGCTGTACGGCAAAGACAAGGTCCAGAACGCCGTGCACTGCACCGACCTCCCCGACGACGCACTTCTAGAG GTGCAGTACTTCTTCAAGATTTTAGATGGTTAA